The following proteins are co-located in the Spea bombifrons isolate aSpeBom1 chromosome 3, aSpeBom1.2.pri, whole genome shotgun sequence genome:
- the LOC128483699 gene encoding nuclear receptor subfamily 0 group B member 2-like yields the protein MACKSQRLRSCQCNKNPVNSILFRMLNSEITQNRQHDNHRHACTTSRGCPCEGHRKVSLKTPEIICKKASEVLLKTVAFIKNLPSFYHLPQEDQILLVHRCWAPLFVLGLAQERVDFEFQELSEPSLLKKILLNQSCDTAEVALMFHAGVPLSEVQRIQTFLCKLWSLDICTKEYAYLKGMVLFNPGISGMRFPQYVQTLQLEAYHTLMEYTSMMHSVKHSRFAWILETLDILKLIDPKVITDLFFKPISGDINLEEILLETLLIK from the exons ATGGCTTGCAAATCCCAGAGGTTACGGAGCTGTCAGTGTAACAAGAATCCGGTCAACAGCATTCTTTTTCGAATGCTCAACTcagaaattacacaaaacagaCAACACGACAATCATCGACATGCTTGTACAACTTCCAGAGGATGCCCTTGTGAAGGCCACAGAAAGGTCTCCCTGAAAACCCCTGAAATAATCTGCAAGAAGGCATCTGAAGTATTACTGAAGACAGTGGCTTTCATTAAAAATCTACCATCTTTCTACCACCTCCCTCAAGAAGATCAAATACTGCTTGTGCACAGGTGCTGGGCTCCACTTTTCGTTCTAGGTCTTGCTCAGGAAAGAGTTGATTTTGAGTTCCAAGAACTTTCTGAGCCCAGTCTGCTCAAGAAAATACTTCTTAATCAGTCTTGTGACACGGCGGAGGTGGCATTGATGTTTCATGCAGGGGTCCCACTATCAGAAGTTCAAAGAATACAAACATTTCTGTGTAAACTCTGGAGCTTGGACATCTGTACTAAAGAATACGCCTATCTGAAAGGCATGGTACTGTTTAACCCAG gTATCAGTGGCATGAGGTTCCCACAGTATGTCCAGACTCTGCAGCTGGAAGCTTATCATACTCTAATGGAATACACATCAATGATGCACAGTGTGAAGCATTCTCGCTTTGCATGGATTCTGGAAACACTTGACATTCTAAAATTAATTGACCCCAAGGTCATTACGGATCTGTTCTTTAAGCCTATCTCAGGAGATATAAATTTGGAAGAAATATTGCTTGAAACATTGCTCATCAAATAG